A region from the Brassica napus cultivar Da-Ae chromosome C8, Da-Ae, whole genome shotgun sequence genome encodes:
- the BNAC03G48270D gene encoding uncharacterized protein BNAC03G48270D, which produces MGGCVSTPKSCVGSKMRSKRRKSRKRRKLQRKRAAGSFDNLDHPPNNLPTPSFRASGEEAWFESNAAFETDCDDDFHSVTEDSLSLNGGERASVSSTITTSSTGDSDSNSNESMSQSNTNQPGSIDSSSADEEEPLPSNCLPCLNPIAVVPCVVKGRSLSSSPPSSRKKASLKLSYKWREGHASGALFLSKLQLKRPVAGSQVPFCPIDKKMLDCWTTIEPNSFRVRGKTYLRDKKKEFAASHAAYNPFGVDVFLSERKINHIAQYVKLPVSTTSAKLPSLLVVNVQIPLYPTTIFQGETDGEGMNIVLYFKLSDNYSNDLPLHFQESIQRLIDDEVEKVKSFPMDTTAPFRERLKILGRVANVDDLHLSGPEKKLMQAYNEKPVLSRPQHEFYSGENYFEIDIDMHRFSYISRKGFETFIDRLKICVLDVGLTIQGNKPEELPEQILCCVKLNGIDFMNYHQLTQEVT; this is translated from the exons atgggaggTTGCGTGTCGACGCCGAAGAGCTGTGTGGGATCGAAGATGAGGTCTAAGCGAAGGAAGAGTCGTAAAAGACGAAAGCTTCAGAGGAAGAGAGCCGCCGGATCATTTGACAATCTCGATCATCCTCCCAACAACTTGCCCACTCCCAGTTTCAGAG CAAGTGGAGAAGAAGCATGGTTTGAGTCCAATGCAGCCTTTGAAACAGATTGTGATGATGATTTCCACAGCGTCACTGAAG aTAGCTTGTCTTTAAACGGAGGTGAGCGTGCGTCAGTCTCCAGTACTATAACCACATCATCAACAGGAGACTCTGACTCAAACTCAAACGAATCCATGTCGCAGTCAAACACTAACCAGCCTGGTTCCATAGACTCATCATCTGCAGATGAAGAAGAACCCTTGCCTAGTAACTGTCTGCCTTGTCTGAATCCAATAGCCGTTGTTCCTTGTGTTGTAAAAGGAAGGTCTCTTAGCTCCAGCCCTCCAAGTTCCAGGAAAAAAGCGTCTCTTAAACTATCTTATAAATGGAGAGAAGGTCATGCTTCAGGAGCCTTGT TTCTTTCCAAACTACAGTTAAAGAGACCAGTAGCAGGTTCTCAGGTTCCTTTCTGTCCAATCGACAAGAAAATGCTAGATTGTTGGACAACCATCGAGCCAAATAGCTTCCGTGTTCGTGGCAAAACCTATCTAAG ggACAAGAAGAAAGAGTTTGCAGCTAGCCATGCTGCTTATAACCCTTTTGGCGTCGATGTTTTCTTATCAGAACGTAAAATAAACCATATCGCACAATACGTCAAGCTTCCCGTTAGCACCACATCCGCAAAACTCCCATCTCTCCTTGTTGTTAATGTTCAG ATTCCATTGTATCCAACTACGATCTTCCAAGGCGAAACTGATGGAGAAGGAATGAATATTGTTTTATACTTCAAACTTTCGGATAATTATTCAAATGACCTTCCGCTTCATTTCCAAGAAAGCATTCAG AGATTAATAGATGACGAGGTTGAGAAAGTTAAAAGCTTCCCTATGGATACAACCGCGCCTTTCAGAGAACGGCTGAAGATATTGGGACGTGTTGCCAACGTGGATGATCTGCATTTGAGTGGTCCAGAGAAGAAGCTGATGCAGGCTTACAACGAGAAGCCTGTTCTTTCGCGTCCGCAGCACGAGTTCTACTCG GGTGAAAATTACTTTGAGATTGATATTGATATGCATAGATTCAGTTATATATCCCGGAAAGGGTTTGAAACATTCATAGACAGACTCAAGATCTGTGTTCTTGATGTTGGCCTCACAATTCag GGGAACAAACCAGAGGAGCTACCAGAGCAGATTTTGTGTTGCGTCAAGCTAAATGGGATTGACTTCATGAACTATCATCAATTAACTCAAGAAGtgacttaa
- the LOC106346530 gene encoding putative protease Do-like 14, translating into MFLRRLLKTPQISSSVGRIRTFSGSLNATPSTPSSPALKRKLFANFKSCENPCDDVLRDMEEQGFQITAADLTRWANLLKKQGREEKSSQINSFMSWKCCVMMSQSVLRLAVGRSTETLIPSVVNIYAPNDDLYGSGILFGEGDKIITCGHVVLNLHKFRTSPVYRSKTIEVEITLNCGQTFRGVVADCDPEYDLALVKIETPTRELLSPAKFGVSKDVSVGDTVLSIRNPLAYAKSFSAGKISCVEHTKIGSQGNCQFYLQTDCALKEGNSGGPVVNLDGQVIGVIWAFGDREVGVGFAIPIDTVVKVMEERNW; encoded by the exons ATGTTTCTCCGTCGCCTTCTGAAAACTCCTCAGATCTCCTCCTCTGTGGGGAGGATCAGAACCTTCTCTGGCTCACTTAACGCTACTCCTTCCACTCCCTCGAGTCCTGCTCTAAAACGGAAGCTTTTTGCCAATTTCAAATCATGCGAAAACCCATGTGACGACGTTCTGAGGGATATGGAGGAGCAAGGATTTCAGATAACTGCAGCCGATCTAACTCGCTGGGCAAATCTGCTGAAAAAGCAAGGTCGAGAAGAAAAATCTTCACAG aTCAATTCCTTTATGAGTTGGAAATGTTGTGTTATGATGAGTCAGTCTGTTCTTCGTCTTGCTGTTGGAAGAAGCACTGAAACCTTAATTCCTTCTGTGGTCAACATCTATGCACCAAACGACG ATTTGTATGGCTCTGGCATCTTGTTCGGTGAAGGAGACAAAATAATCACTTGTGGTCATGTCGTCCTCAACCTCCACAAGTTTCGAACGAGTCCTGTCTATCGTTCAAAGACAATTGAG GTTGAGATCACATTGAACTGTGGTCAAACTTTTCGAGGAGTTGTTGCTGATTGCGACCCAGAGTACGATCTTGCACTAGTCAAGATTGAGACACCAACTAGAGAGTTACTCTCTCCTGCAAAGTTTGGTGTCTCCAAAGATGTTTCTGTTGGAGATACGGTGCTCTCCATTCGCAATCCTCTTGCGTATGCAAAGAGTTTCTCAGCAGGAAAAATCAG TTGTGTTGAACACACAAAAATTGGCTCACAAGGCAATTGCCAATTCTATCTCCAAACTGATTGTGCTTTGAAAGAG GGCAACTCCGGAGGTCCGGTTGTTAACCTAGACGGCCAGGTCATTGGTGTTATCTGGGCATTTGGAGACAGAGAGGTGGGTGTTGGGTTTGCAATACCCATAGACACAGTGGTGAAGGTCATGGAGGAGAGAAACTGGTAG
- the LOC106349790 gene encoding glutathione S-transferase U18 isoform X3, with protein MVTGDVKLIGSWASVFVMRTRIALNLKSISYEFLQETYGTKSELLLKSNPVHKKMPVLIHADKPVCESNIIVQYIDEAWSSYGPSILPSQPYDRAIARFWAAYVDDKR; from the exons ATGGTGACCGGCGACGTAAAGCTGATTGGCTCATGGGCTAGTGTCTTCGTCATGAGGACCAGAATCGCTCTCAACCTCAAATCTATTAGCTACGAGTTTCTCCAGGAGACATACGGTACTAAGAGCGAGTTGCTCCTTAAATCTAACCCGGTTCACAAGAAGATGCCGGTTCTGATTCATGCTGACAAACCCGTGTGTGAGTCCAACATCATCGTTCAGTACATCGACGAGGCTTGGAGCTCATATGGACCGTCTATTCTCCCTTCTCAGCCCTACGACAGAGCCATCGCTCGGTTCTGGGCCGCCTACGTAGATGATAAG CGTTAG
- the LOC106349790 gene encoding glutathione S-transferase U18 isoform X2 yields the protein MVTGDVKLIGSWASVFVMRTRIALNLKSISYEFLQETYGTKSELLLKSNPVHKKMPVLIHADKPVCESNIIVQYIDEAWSSYGPSILPSQPYDRAIARFWAAYVDDKYTFT from the exons ATGGTGACCGGCGACGTAAAGCTGATTGGCTCATGGGCTAGTGTCTTCGTCATGAGGACCAGAATCGCTCTCAACCTCAAATCTATTAGCTACGAGTTTCTCCAGGAGACATACGGTACTAAGAGCGAGTTGCTCCTTAAATCTAACCCGGTTCACAAGAAGATGCCGGTTCTGATTCATGCTGACAAACCCGTGTGTGAGTCCAACATCATCGTTCAGTACATCGACGAGGCTTGGAGCTCATATGGACCGTCTATTCTCCCTTCTCAGCCCTACGACAGAGCCATCGCTCGGTTCTGGGCCGCCTACGTAGATGATAAG TACACATTCACCTGA
- the LOC106349790 gene encoding glutathione S-transferase U18 isoform X1: MVTGDVKLIGSWASVFVMRTRIALNLKSISYEFLQETYGTKSELLLKSNPVHKKMPVLIHADKPVCESNIIVQYIDEAWSSYGPSILPSQPYDRAIARFWAAYVDDKWFIALRSILTARGEEEKKAAIAEVEERTDHLEKAFIECSNGKLITRLSTHQLT, translated from the exons ATGGTGACCGGCGACGTAAAGCTGATTGGCTCATGGGCTAGTGTCTTCGTCATGAGGACCAGAATCGCTCTCAACCTCAAATCTATTAGCTACGAGTTTCTCCAGGAGACATACGGTACTAAGAGCGAGTTGCTCCTTAAATCTAACCCGGTTCACAAGAAGATGCCGGTTCTGATTCATGCTGACAAACCCGTGTGTGAGTCCAACATCATCGTTCAGTACATCGACGAGGCTTGGAGCTCATATGGACCGTCTATTCTCCCTTCTCAGCCCTACGACAGAGCCATCGCTCGGTTCTGGGCCGCCTACGTAGATGATAAG TGGTTTATTGCTCTGAGAAGTATCCTAACCGCTCgaggagaagaggagaagaaagcAGCCATAGCTGAAGTCGAAGAAAGGACTGACCATTTAGAGAAAGCCTTCATCGAGTGCAGCAATGGGAAACTGATTACGCGTTTgagcacacaccaattaacctaa
- the LOC106349791 gene encoding probable thiol methyltransferase 2 produces the protein MKHCRVMMWWQWPALIVMCFFCAFEASVRPPWAQRIEKLLKPSGELITLMFPMDESFGGPPYKVSVSDYENVLILLGFEAMSIVDKERAITPRKV, from the exons ATGAAACATTGCAGGGTTATGATGTGGTGGCAGTGGCCTGCCCTGATCGTTATGTG TTTCTTTTGTGCATTTGAAGCTAGCGTGAGACCTCCATGGGCACAAAGAATAGAAAAGCTTCTGAAACCAAGTGGAGAGCTTATAACATTGATGTTTCCT ATGGATGAGAGTTTTGGAGGTCCTCCTTACAAAGTATCTGTGTCTGA TTACGAGAACGTTTTGATTCTACTGGGATTTGAGGCAATGTCCATTGTGGACAAGGAACGTGCTATAACACCACGCAAGGTATAA